In Streptomyces sp. ML-6, the genomic stretch GTAGCCGCCCTCGCCGAGCGCGTCGACGCGCTGCTGCCAGGTGGCCTCCGCCATGCGTCGGGCATCGCGCATCCCGGCGGCGAACAACGCGCGGGCCGCCGCCACGGCGGTGTCCGCCCGGATCCGGGCGGACAGCAGCAACGAGAGGACCAGGAGCTGGTACAGCGGCGCAGGGGTGTTCCGCAGCCTGATGCCTGCCTGCGCGGCGTAGGTCCGGCCATGTCGATCGAGCAACGTCCGAACCACTGCCTCGTTCTTCTTGCCCATGACGCACCTGCTCCCACTGCCCCACCGGTTTCAGCTTCGCCCCGTGGCGTACGGCGTGCAAACCCTGCTGCCCGCCACTGACATTGCGACCGCCGGCCGCTTCGGCCCGGTGGGTGACCGCCGGCACCGACCCCTGGACCGGCGGGCCACCGGCATGGTGCGGCCCCACGACTGGCGGGGCGCGCCCGGCCTCGTCTCTCCGCTACGGTCGGTGGATCGCCCATGTCTTCGGTGTCTCGGACACCTTGACCGCGGTGAGTTCGGGCAGCTCGTCACGCCACTTTCCGAAGATCCGTTTCGCGAGATTCTCGGCAGAGGGGGTGATCCCCCATCGCCTCATTGAGGTGCCGGTGATCGAGGGTGTCGTCCATCCACTTCTTGAACACATCGAGATCGCGGTAGTCCCGCACGAACCCCGGAGGGGTCAGCTCGTGGTCCTGGGCCGGGAGTTCGAGGACGAGGATGTAGTTGTGACCGTGCATGCGGGCGCAGGGATGCCGACCCGGCAGTTCGTCGAGCACGTGGCTCGCGGAGAAGGGGAACTCCTTCGTGAGGGTGAACACGGCGACTTCCTCAACGCTTCGGATCAGCGAATTTGACGGAAGACGGTCTGCACAGGTTTCCGGACAGGCTGTCTTTCCGTGCTCAAGTCCGCACCAGTGGAGGAACCATGGCACCGGCACTCGCACCTGTCCCGCCCCCGCCCATTGCGCATCCCGGGCCAAGAGTGCCGTCCTGTCCGGCGAACCTCCGAACGGAACCGGCGATCGGTCCGAGTGGGCCGGGCGACGAGAGCAGCCGCTCGATGTGAAGGCGGGTGAGGGGCCGACATGAACGACATGACCGCCCGCCTCACCCACCGTTTGCGTGGTCCACTTGTGGCCCTGTGGCTGCCCCGGTCAGGCGCGCATCGCCGCGTACGCTCCGAGCCAGCCTGCCGCCAGCCGGTCGGCGCGGGTGAAAGCGGCGGCGCCGCAGCGCCCCGCCGACGGGTCGGCCGGGTCGGCGGGCGGCAGGAGCAGGGCGGTCTCCTCGCCGTCGGCGAGGTGCAGCACGGTGGTCGCACCGTTCCACAGGCGGATCACCGCTCCGGGCGGGGCCCATGCCCGGACCGTGTCGTTCTGGAGGGTGAGGCGGACGCCGGTGGCGCGCTCCGCGAGGAGGGCGCGGTAGCGGTCCGGGGGGAGGGCGCAGTCGCCCGGCGGGGTCGTGCCGTTCCAGTCGGGCGCCTCGATGTCACGGGCCCGGGCCGCGTGCCACATCCGGGGGACGAGGTCGGGCGCGAGCGGGGCCGTGGCCATGCGCTCGCACATCCAGAGCAGGCGTCCGGCTCCTCGGTGGGGGCCCAGGGTGCGCCATCGGATGCGCAGTGCGAGGTCGCCGGCGACGACGGCGACCCAGGGGTGGACGGTGCCGAGGGGGCCCTGCGCGCCGAGCCAGGCCAGATAGCGCTGGGCCTCCTCCAGGATGCCGGTCATGGAGGCCATGGGGATGCCGAGGACGTAGGCGGGCCGGCCGCGGAAGAGGTGCGGGCGGGTCGCCGCGAGCAGCAGGACCGCGCGGGCCAGGTCTCCGGCCTGTGGCCGCTGCTCGTCGTCGCCCGGCGCCAATTCCTCCGTCGAGCCCAGTCCCCAGGGGTCTTCCGGCTCGCCGTCCGCGCCCTCGGTCTCACGCAGGACCCGGCGAAGCGCCGTCTTCGCCCGCTCGGTGAACGGCGCCTGTTCGAGCACGGGAAGGCAGGTGCTCAGCAGGGTCGCGAGCAACTGCTCGGCGGCGAGCGGTTCTTCAGGCACCGGGGCCTGCCGCAGTGCCGTCGCCACCTCGTCGGCGATCACGGCATCCACCATGAAACGGCTGGTCAGCTTGCCCAGCGGACTGGGCTCCAGGCGGCCCTCGTCGGCAGCAGGTCGCAGACAGCCCACCTTGCCGAGGAACTGCGCCGCCTCGTGCAGCGGTTCGACGCTGTCGTGTCCCTGGTACGCGGCGAATGTTCCGGCCCACCAGCGCTCCGCCTCGTCGAGGGTGGACAGCCGCTCCTGCACGGCCTCGGCGAGGAGGTGGTCGGCCAGGTGCTCGTCGAGCCGTGAGCGTACGGTGTAGCCGGCGGCCAGCCGGGCCTGCCAGTGGGCCCGTTCGGCCGGGTCGGTGAGCAGGAACGCCCAGCCCTCGCGCTCTCCGGCGCCGATGCGTCCGGCGCGGCCGAACATCTGCTGGACCATCGACACCTCGACGCGGTCCAGGCCCAGGGTGGTGTCGCGGACGACCACCGCGCGGGCGGGGAGGTTGACGCCGGCCGCGACCGTGGAGGTGGCGACCAGGATCTCCGCCTCGCGGGCGCGGAAGGCCTGCTCGGCCTCCCGCTTGTACGGCCAGTCCCGGTAGTGCAGCCGTACACCGGCCTTGGTGCACAGGCGCTCCACCTCTTCGGCGTCGTCGGCGTCCACGCCGGCGGTGGGCACGCCCCGGTCGGCGGCCAGTGCGAGCGCCGTGGACCGCACCCCGCGCTTGCTGCCGCAGAAGACGAGGACGCTGCCGCCGTCCCCGGTGACCTGCCGGGCGATGCGCACGGCGGCCTCCGTGCGGACGGCGGCCCGCTTCGCCCAGTCCGCCTCGTCGGCCAGGGGCAGCAGGGGCAGTTGCCAGGTGAGCCGCGTGGGCCGCCAGGTGGTACGGACCAGGCGGGCGCCCAGCCACCGGGCGACCTCGTCCGCGTTGGCGACCGTCGCGGACAGGCCGACGATCCGGGTGGCCCCGCCGTCCTCCCGTACGCGGGCGAGCAGCGCCTCCAGGACGGCGCCGCGTGTCGGGTCGCCGAGCAGGTGGATCTCGTCGACGACCAGGCAGCCGACCTCCGCGAGTGCCTCCCGCAGCGAGCCCGCACGGCAGATCGCCTCGAACTTCTCGGTGGTGGCCACCCACACGTCGGCCGACCGGATCAGCTCCGTGTCCACCGCGGCCTCACCGGTCAGTCGCACCACCCGCAGCCCGCGGCTGCGCCACAGCTGGAGCTCGCGGTCGAGTTCGTCGGTGAGCGAGCGCTGCGGCACCAGCCAGGCCGCCTTGCGTCCGCGCGCATGCGCCTCCAGCGCCGCCACCATCCCGATGGGGGTCTTTCCCGCCCCCGTCGGCGCCACCACGACCAGGTGCCCGGTCTCCTCCAGCACCACCGGAACGGCGGCGGCCTGCACCGGGTTGAACGACGGGTGCGGCAGCAGCCCGGCCCACTCGGCCGGCACCAGCTCGTCCACGGGCACGTACGCGTCGCCGTCGCCGTCCGGCAGTTCCTCCAGCGCGTCCCACTGGGCGGCGAAGGCGTCCCGGGCCGCCACCGCCCAGGGCCCGGCGGCGGGTGCCGCACCGTCCGGGCCGACCGTGACCAGGTCCGTACGGCCGCCGGTGTCGTTGACCGTGCCGACCTCCCCGCCCTCCTCCCAGTACCGGCTGACGCGGCAGGGAATGTCCCGCTCCTTCAACCAGGTTCGCAGCGCCTCGTACTCCGGGCCGTCGGGAAGGATCACCCGCACGTCCTCGGCCGCCGTGAGCGTCGCGTCGGCCGGGCGCCACTCGGGATCGGCGACCTTGTACCACGCCAAGGCGCGCTGCTCGGTCCCGTCGGGCACGGCCAGATCCTCCGGCCACCCCGGACCGCGGTCCGCATGCGTCCCCGGACGCGGCTGGGCCGGCACCCTGACGATCGCCGTCACGGTGAGCCCCGGCCCGTCCGGGCAGGGCCCGGGCGGCACGGACGCCGGGCGGGGCCGGGTGGTCCGCCCGGCCTGGTGGGGCACGGCCTCGATCAGCTGGTCGTACCGTTTCACGCCGAGATCCGCCAGGGTGAAGGCGGTGGGACAGGCGGGGCAGACGAGCGCCGTGTACCGGTACGTGCGGCCCTGGGACTCGTACGGCCTGCGCAGGGCGTGCAGTTCGCCGTCGCACGCGGGGCAGCGGCGGTCGACGGTCTCCTCATGGCTCCACCCCGGCTCGGCGAACCGCGCCGGGAACTCTCCGCCCAGCGTGACTCCCCACCGCTCCCGTGCCAGGTCGGTGACGGACTTCGTCCTGCCGGAATCGTCACTGTGCATGATCCAACTGTGGCATCCCTTGATCACCACCCGTGAGCCGATCGCCAGATTCCCCCCCGATCAAGCCCCCGGCACGACTCGCCCCCTCCCTCGTTCGGGGCCGTCTCCGGCCCGTCCCTTGACGAGGAACTCGGCGCCGAGCCGCCGAATCGCCCGCCCGGAACGGCCGGGAGCGCTGCCGTCGGGTGGGCGGGGCGACCTCGGCGCCTCACGGGCTCACACCAGGTCGAACGACCTCAGGACGCGGCGCTGGGCCGGTGTCGGCCGGGCGGGCCAGTAGACGTAGCAGACCCCGCCCGTACCGCTTCTGACCTTGCCGTTCGCGTCGTAGCGCTTGGTGCGGAGCCAGATGTTCTCCCATTCCCGGCGCCGGTAGACCCGGCGCACGGCCTCGTTGTCCGGCGAGGCCGGGTCGTTGGCGATCACGTCGCCGTCCGCGGTGAAGCCGATCACGGTCATCAGGTGGCCGGACGTGCCGTACCCCGCCCCGGTCAGTTCCTCCTTGAGGAAGGACTGGGACGTGATGACCGGGATGCCCGCGCGGATCAGCGTCTCCACGTCCGTGAGCGAGGTCAGCCGGGTCACCGCCGCGCGCATGTCGTCGTACGTCGCGGCGTACGCGGCGTTGAACGGCCAGTTGCCGCAGCCCTCGTACTGGTAGTCGTAGGTGAACCGGGCGGCGTGGCAGACCTGCGGGTCGGCCAGTTCCGGCCTGACCCAGGCGAGGTCCTCGGCGGTGGGCCTGCGCCCCCAGTACTCGATGATCATCTGGGACGAGGTGGGGCTGCACCAGGCCTCGCCGCCGTTGTCGTACTCGGGGTACTCGCCCGCGTGGACGTTCTGCGAGTAGCGCGGCACCAGCAGCTCCCGGACCAGGCCGGGGGTGCTGGCCGGCACGGTGAAGCGGTCCGGGACGTCGGAGGCCATCGCCCCGAGCCGCCGGACGACGGGGGTGAGGCGGCTGCCCGGCGTGCGGTGGAGGGTGAGGCGCAGCCGGTACGCGGTCAGCCGCAGCCCGCTCGTCGCGTCGTCCACCGAGAGGGTGTCGGTCCAGACGGAGCTCTTGCCGTCGGTCTGGTCGTCGACGGACGTGCGGCGGATGTCCCCGTCGCCCGCGGCCCAGCGGCCCATCACGTACCAGGGGGTCCGCGTGGCGTCCGAGTAGTGGCCCTGCAGTTCGACCTGGATCCAGGTGCCCGCCGGGGTCTCGGCGTTCCAGGAGGCGATCACCTCGGTCGCCGGGACGGCGGACCGGTGGACCGGGGAGGTCCAGGTGGCGTACTCCCAGGAGGCGGTCGTGCCGGTGTGCGGGTCGGTGTAGTCGGTGCTTCCCTCGGCCCTGCCGATCACCAGACCGGGCCGGAGGCCGGACACGACGCGCGTCCCGGCGCCGCGGCCGGCGCGCCAGTCGGCGCAGGTGTGCCAGAAGTGGTTGTCCACGGTGGAGGCCGCCGAGGAGGTACGGGACGGGGTCGTGGAGCGCGCGGCGGCGGACGACACCGAGCCGGCGGTGGCCGCCACCGCGAGCGCGGCGGTCAGCACGGTCCTGCGTGAGGTCGGTCTGTTCATGGGCGAGACCCCCGGTCGTGGTCGTAGTCGTAGGCGGAATGGGGCTGCGGATGCACGACAGTGCGCCAACTATCTCGGGTCGCGGCCGGATTCGGCCAGTGATTCGACCGGCGTCGGCAAAGCAATATTGGTCTGGTCCACTGGCGTGACCTGCGCCTGTTCCGGAACGGCTCGTAGGCTGGTGCGCATGAACGCCCTCTCGCTCCTCGCCACGCGGCTGCCCGCCCTGGCGCCGTCCTGCGGCCCGGTGCGGCTGGTCGCCGTCGACGGCCACGCGGGGTCGGGGAAGAGCACCTTCGCCGCCCGACTGGCCGCCGCGCTCGGCGACGCCCCCGTCCTGCACCTGGACGACCTGGCCGCCCACGACTCCTTCTTCACCTGGACGGACCGGATGCGGGAACAGGTGACCGGGCCGCTGGAGCGCGGCGAATGCGCGCGCTACGCGCCGTACGACTGGACCGCGCGGCGGTTCGGGACGCCGCGCGTCCTGGAGCCGGCGCCGGTGGTCGTCGTCGAGGGGGTCGGGGCCGGGCGGCGGGCGCTGCGGCCGCATCTGGCGCGGCTCCTGTGGATGGACCTCGACGCCGCGGCGTCCTGGCGGCGCGGCCGCCACCGGGACGGCCCGGCGCTCTCGGACTTCTGGGACGAGTGGACGGCGGCCGAGACGGAGCACTTCTCGGCCGATCCTTCACGTCCTCACGCGGACACCCTGGTACGGCAGTTGCCCGTGGGATACGAGTTGCTGGAGGGACCTCGAACAGCAGCAGGAGCGAACCATTCCGTCACTTAGGGTGAGTGCACCGCATCCTCGTATCGAATGGTGAGAAAACCCCCCGGAAGTACCCCAACTCCGCTTGACCCGAGGGCGGTACAGGTCTTACGTTCTCAATGTGCGGCTTTTCGAAGCCCCCATGGACACGAAGCCCCCGGTTGTTCCCCCGTGATCGGGGGCTTCGTTCTGCTCCCGCACCTCTCCCCCGCCCCGGACCGACCCGTTCCGATCACCCTGGGTCACGGGCTTCCTTCCGCCTGCTGCGCCCTTAATCGCGCACTCCCTGCGCAGGTACGATGCCTCTCGGTGCGGTCAATTCCCGTCCGTGGCACATCGATTCGGCGCGCCCCGGCGAGCCGGTCGGGCGGCGGGACATCCCGGGGGCACGGTTTGTGGGGGGCCAGATGGACATCGGCACGCAGGGCGCTCAGGCCCCGGCCGACCTCGCCTGGCTGCGCGGCGTGGACGCCTACACCATGGGCGCCTATCCGCAGGCCGAGGAGGAATTCAGAACCGCGGTACGCCTCGACCCGGGCATGGCGGACGGCTGGCTCGGCCTCCACGCGCTGCGGGTCGACACGACGACGGCGCTGCTGCGCATGCACCGCCACCGCGAGCGCTTCGGCGAGCAGCGCACCCGGCACCGGCGCACGCTCAACTCCTGGTACTGGCTGGGCTGGTGGGTGCAACCGGTACTGGAGAGCCCGCGCGACCTGCTGCTCGCGCACGCCTCGCACTGGCTGGACGGCCGCCACGTCCCCGAGCTGGACCGGGCGCTCGCGGGCCTGCCGCCGGTGGACACCGACCCGCAGGTGCGCTTCCTGCACGCCTGCCGCTCGTACCTGGTCAAGGACTGGGAACAGCTCGTCCGCAACACCGATCAGCTGACGGACGATCCGCTGCTCGGCATCGAGGCGGGGCTGTTCGGCGGAATGGCCCGGGTGCGGCTGGAGATGTACGGGCAGGCCGAGCCGCTGCTCGCCACCGCCCTGATGCGCTGCCGCAGCGAGCAGCCCCAGCGCAAGGAGCTGCGCTACTGGCTGGCCCGCGCGTACGAGGGCACCGGCCGCAGCGCCGCCGCCCTGCCGCTCTACCGGGCGGTGCACCGGGTCGACCCGGCGTTCATGGACACCTCGGCGCGGCTGGCCGCGATCGCGGACTACGACGGTCTCGAGGGGGCCGAGGAGGTCTCCGGTCTGGCCGCCGTGTCCCTGGTGGGCACGGACAGCACCGTGTCGGGGACGGACGGCCCCGGGTCGGAGGCCCCGCCGGACGCCGATCCGCCGCCCGGCGCCGATCTGCTGGACGGCCGGGAGCTGCGGCCCGGCGGCGAGCCGTCGGGGCTCACGGGCCTCGGGGTGCCGCCGCCCGACGGGGCGCGGCGCAAGAGCGCGGTGCCCGGCCGGTCGCCGTCGCCCTTCCCGGCGGGGCCCAGCGATCCGGTGCTGCTCGCCGAGGCGCTGGCCGAGCTGGAGCGGATGGTGGGCCTGGAGCCGGTCAAGCGCCAGGTCAAGGCGTTGTCCGCGCAGCTGAACATGGCGCGGCTGCGGGCCGGGCAGGGGCTTCCCGTCCAGCCGCCGAAGCGCCACTTCGTCTTCTCGGGTCCTTCCGGCACCGGCAAGACCACGGTGGCGCGCATCCTGGGCCGGGTCTTCTACGCGCTGGGGCTGCTCGGCGGCGACCATCTGGTCGAGGCCCAACGGGCCGATATGGTGGGCGAGTTCCTCGGCCAGACCGCGGTCAAGGCCAATGAGCTGATCGACTCGGCGCTCGGTGGGGTGCTCTTCGTGGACGAGGCGTACAGCCTCTCCAACAGCGGCTACAGCAAGGGCGACGCGTACGGCGACGAGGCCCTCCAGGTCCTCCTCAAGCGGGCGGAGGACAACCGGGACCACCTGGTCGTCATCCTCGCCGGCTATCCGGAGGGCATGGACCGGCTGCTGGCCACCAACCCCGGGCTCTCCTCGCGCTTCACCACCCGGGTGGACTTCCCGAGCTACCGGCCGCCGGAGCTCACCTCGATCGGCGAGGTGCTGGCGGCGGAGAACGGCGACGTGTGGGACGAGGAGTCGCTCGACGAGCTGCGTTCCATCAGCGGCCACGTCGTCGAGCAGGGCTGGATCGACGAGCTGGGCAACGGACGGTTCCTGCGCACCCTGTACGAGAAGAGCTGCGCCTACCGGGACCTGCGGCTCTCCGGGTACACCGCCGTGCCGAGCCGGGACGACCTGGCCACGCTGCGGCTGCCGGACCTGATGCAGGCGTACGGCGAGGTGCTGTCCGGCCGGGGGCCGGTGGACCGGGGACAACAGGAGCCGCCGGCCCCGTGAGGGCGGCGGCTCCTGCTGTCCCTGCTCCGGGAACTCCTAGCGGGCCGACGTGGCGAGTTCGCCGGTGCCGGACGTCGTCCCCGCCGTCCGGCGGGGCACCGAGACCCGGTGGGCCGGGTCGCGCACCTCGCCGACGAGCATCTCCAGGACGTCCTCCATGGCGACCAGGCCGAGGATCCGGCCCGACCCGTCGGCGACCTGGGCCAGGTGGGTGGCCGCCCTGCGCATCACGGTCAGGGCGTCGTCCAGGGGCAGTTCGGCCCGCACCGTCGCCATCGGGCGCCACACCTGCTGGGGGACGGCCCGTTCGCCGTCCTCCAGGTCCAGGACGTCCTTGACGTGCAGATAGCCCATGAAGGGGCCGCCGCCCTCCGCGCACACCGGGAAGCGCGAGTAGCCGGTGCGCACGGTCAGCTCCTCGATCCGGCGCGGGGTGACGGACGGGTCCACCGTCACCAGGGAGGCCCGCTTGAGCAGCACGTCGGTGACGGGTCTGCTGCCCAGTTCCAGCGCGTCCTCCAGCCGCTCCTGGGCCTCCGGCTCCAGCAGCCCGGCCTGGCCGGAGTCCTCGACGAGGCGGTTGAGCTGCTCGCTGGTGAAGACGGCCTCCACCTCGTCCTTGGGCTCCACGCCGAACAGCCGGAGCACCAGCCGGGCGCAGGCGCCCAGCGCGGAGGTGACCGGCCGGCACAGGCGGGCGAAGCCCACCAGGCCGGGGCTGAGCCAGAGCGCGGTCCGCTCCGGCGCCGCCATCGCGAGGTTCTTCGGGACCATCTCGCCGATGACGAGGTGGAGGAAGATCACGAGGGCGAGCGCCAGGACGTAGCCGAGCGGGTGGATGAGCCCCTCGGGCAGGTGGACCGCGTGGAAGACCGGCTCCAGCAGACGGGCGACGGTCGGTTCGGCGACGGCGCCGAGGGTCAGCGAGCAGACGGTGATGCCGAACTGGGCGGCGGCCATCATCTGCGGCAGGTTCTCCAGGCCGTACAGCACCTTGTGGGCACGGCCCGACCCGGCCGCCGCGAGGGGTTCGACCTGGCTGCGCCGTACGGACACGAGGGCGAACTCCGCACCGACGAAGAAGCCGTTCGCCAGCACGAGGAACCCCGCGAGGAGCAACTGGACCACGCTCATCGCACGGCCTCCAGGACCTCGTGGGTCACCGGTGCCCCGGTGACGGGGACGGTGACCGGGGCGGCCGTGGTGCGCACGAAGCGGACCCGCTCGGCGCGGTAGTGGCCGACCTGGCGGACGGAGAGCCGCCAGCCGGGCAGTTCGGCCCGGTCGCCGGGGGCCGGGATGCGGCCCAGCAGATCGGCGACGAGCCCGGCCACGGTCTCGTACGGGCCGTCGGGGACGTCGAGCCCTATCCGGCGCAGGCTCAGGACGCGGCAGCTGCCCTCGACGTCCCAGGCCGGGCGGCCTTCCTCGGGGGCGGCGGGGACCAGTTCGGGCCGGTCGGCGCCCTCGGCGTCGTGCTCGTCGCGGACCTCTCCGACGAGTTCCTCGATGATGTCCTCCAGGGTGACGACGCCGGCGGTGCCGCCGTACTCGTCGACCACGACGGCGATCGGCTGCTCGTTGCGCAGCCGCTGGAGCAGCTGCTCGACGGGGAGGGTCTCGGGGACCAGCAGCGGCAGCACGGCGATCCGGCCCGCCGGGGTGCGCAGCCGGTCGGCGGCGGGCACGGCGAGCGCGTCCTTGAGGTGGACCATGCCGACGACCTCGTCGATGCGCTCCCGGTAGACCGGGAAGCGGGAGAGGCCGGTGGCGCGGGTGAGGTTGAGGACGTCCGCCGCGGTCGCCGAGGACTGCAGGGCGCTGACCTTCACCCGGGGGGTCATGACGTGCTGGGCGGTGAGCCCGGCGAGCGACAGGGTCCGTACGAAGAGGTCCGCGGTGTCCTGTTCGAGAGTGCCGGCCTCGGCCGAGTGCCGGGCCAGGGAGACCAGCTCACCGGGGGTGCGGGCGGAGGCCAGTTCCTCGGTGGGTTCCACGCCCAGCAGCCGCACCAGCCGGTTGGCCACGGTGTTCAGCAGGCTGATCACCGGCCGGAACACGGCGGAGAAACGGTGCTGGGGGCCGGCGACGAACCGGGCGACCTGGAGCGGCCGGGAGACCGCCCAGTTCTTGGGCACGAGTTCGCCGATCACCATCTGGACGGCGGAGGCCACCAGCATCCCGATGACCACGCTGATGCCGGGGACGGCACCGTCGGGCAGTCCGGTCGCGGTGAGGGGGCCGTCCAGCAACTGGGCGAGTGCCGGTTCGGCGAGCATGCCGACGACCAGTGAGGTGATGGTGATGCCCAGCTGGGTGCCGGAGAGCTGGAAGGAGAGTTCGCGCAGGGCTTCGACGACGGTACGGGCCCGCCGGTCGCCCTCGGCGGCGGCGCGCTCGGCGTCCGGCCGCTCCACGGTGACGAGGCCGAACTCGGCCGCCACGAAGAATCCGTTGGCGAGGATGAGAAGGAATGCCGCGCTCAGCAGCAGCAAGGGGGTGGTCATGCCGCCGCCTCCGGGGAGGGGGCGGCGCAGGTACTACCGGACGATCCGTCCATTGCTGGAAGGAGTCACTCCTCGGGTCGAAGGAAAGCCCCGCCGGTCCTGAGGACCTTCCGGTGCGGGGCGGGGGCGCACAGGGGCGCCGCCGTCCTCCAGAGTAATCAAGAAGAGCCCGCGCGGGGCAGGGGGCTCAGCCGATGTCCTTGCCGGTGCCGCGGCTCTCGGCGAGGGCCCGCAGCGCGCGGGCGTCCCGGATGGCCTGCTGTTTGGCGATGCCCGGCTGGATGCCGAGGGCGGGCATGCTCGTCCCGTCGCTGAGGTCGAGGAAGACCCAGGGGTCGCCGGCGCGCAGGTTGACGCGGAGGATCTCCGCCCAGGACAGCCGGCGCGTCCGGGTGAGGTTGACCACCGTCACCCCGTCCTCGTCCGCGACCACCTTCGGGCGGCTGAGCAGGGCGAGCACGCCGAGGAACAGCAGCGCGGTGAAGACGAAGCTGATCCGTTCGCCCCCGCTCAGCCGTTCCAGTGTCAGGGCGACGGCGGTGATCACGAGGAACATCACCGCCCCCACGGTCAGCAGGACCACCCGGGTCAGGGTCGGCCGGAACGTGACCGGGAGGGTGGGGAGTTCGGGCCGGGGCGCAGGGGCGGACATGATGTTCTTCCGTCTTCCGGGGGCTGTTCGGCTGTCTTCCGGGGACGCCGGGCCGTCAGAGGCGGCAGGCGTGGATGGCGGTGGTGAGGATGGCGCGGGCGCCGAGGTCGTACAGGTCGTCCATGATCCGCTGTGCCTCCCGGGCGGCGACCATGGAACGGACGGCGACCCAGCCCTCGTGGTGCAGCGGGGAGATGGTCGGCGACTCCAGGCCCGGGGTGAGGGCGACCGCGCGCTCGAGGTGCTCGACGCGGCAGTCGTAGTCCATCATCACGTAGGAGCGGGCGACCAGGACGCCCTGGAGGCGGCGGAGGAACTGCTGGACCTTGGGGTCGTCCTCCGGGGCGCCGGCCCGGCGGATGACGACGGCCTCCGACCTCATGATCGGCTCGCCGACGACTTCGAGGCCGGCGTTGCGCAGGCTGGTGCCGGTCTCCACGACATCGGCGATGACCTGGGCGACACCGAGTTCGATGGCGGTCTCGACCGCGCCGTCGAGGTGGACGACGGAGGCGTTGATGCCGGCGTCGGCGAGGTGCTTGGCGACGATGCCCTCGTAGGAGGTGGCGATCGTCTTGCCGTCGAAGTCCTGCGGGCCCTGGGCCGTGCCGGGCCTGGTGGCGTAGCGGAAGGTGGAGCGGGCGAAGCCGAGCTGGAGGATCTCCTCGGCGTCGGCCCCGGAGTCGAGCAGCAGGTCGCGGCCGGTGATGCCGATGTCGAGGCGGCCGGAGCTGACGTAGATCGCGATGTCGCGGGGGCGCAGGTAGAAGAACTCGACCTCGTTCTCGGGGTCGACGAGGACGAGTTCCTTGGACTCCTTGCGCTGCTGGTACCCGGCCTCATGGAGCATCGCCATCGCAGGCCCGGAGAGTGAACCCTTGTTGGGGACGGCGATGCGCAGCATGAGGTCGGCTTCCTTTGCGGGGAGGGGTGCGGGATGCGGAAGGGGCGGGTGGTGCGGGGTTCTGCTCAGAGGTGGGCGTAGACGTCGTCGAGCGAGATCCCGCGGGCGACCATCATCACCTGGACGTGGTA encodes the following:
- a CDS encoding DEAD/DEAH box helicase, producing the protein MHSDDSGRTKSVTDLARERWGVTLGGEFPARFAEPGWSHEETVDRRCPACDGELHALRRPYESQGRTYRYTALVCPACPTAFTLADLGVKRYDQLIEAVPHQAGRTTRPRPASVPPGPCPDGPGLTVTAIVRVPAQPRPGTHADRGPGWPEDLAVPDGTEQRALAWYKVADPEWRPADATLTAAEDVRVILPDGPEYEALRTWLKERDIPCRVSRYWEEGGEVGTVNDTGGRTDLVTVGPDGAAPAAGPWAVAARDAFAAQWDALEELPDGDGDAYVPVDELVPAEWAGLLPHPSFNPVQAAAVPVVLEETGHLVVVAPTGAGKTPIGMVAALEAHARGRKAAWLVPQRSLTDELDRELQLWRSRGLRVVRLTGEAAVDTELIRSADVWVATTEKFEAICRAGSLREALAEVGCLVVDEIHLLGDPTRGAVLEALLARVREDGGATRIVGLSATVANADEVARWLGARLVRTTWRPTRLTWQLPLLPLADEADWAKRAAVRTEAAVRIARQVTGDGGSVLVFCGSKRGVRSTALALAADRGVPTAGVDADDAEEVERLCTKAGVRLHYRDWPYKREAEQAFRAREAEILVATSTVAAGVNLPARAVVVRDTTLGLDRVEVSMVQQMFGRAGRIGAGEREGWAFLLTDPAERAHWQARLAAGYTVRSRLDEHLADHLLAEAVQERLSTLDEAERWWAGTFAAYQGHDSVEPLHEAAQFLGKVGCLRPAADEGRLEPSPLGKLTSRFMVDAVIADEVATALRQAPVPEEPLAAEQLLATLLSTCLPVLEQAPFTERAKTALRRVLRETEGADGEPEDPWGLGSTEELAPGDDEQRPQAGDLARAVLLLAATRPHLFRGRPAYVLGIPMASMTGILEEAQRYLAWLGAQGPLGTVHPWVAVVAGDLALRIRWRTLGPHRGAGRLLWMCERMATAPLAPDLVPRMWHAARARDIEAPDWNGTTPPGDCALPPDRYRALLAERATGVRLTLQNDTVRAWAPPGAVIRLWNGATTVLHLADGEETALLLPPADPADPSAGRCGAAAFTRADRLAAGWLGAYAAMRA
- a CDS encoding peptidase C39 family protein, translated to MNRPTSRRTVLTAALAVAATAGSVSSAAARSTTPSRTSSAASTVDNHFWHTCADWRAGRGAGTRVVSGLRPGLVIGRAEGSTDYTDPHTGTTASWEYATWTSPVHRSAVPATEVIASWNAETPAGTWIQVELQGHYSDATRTPWYVMGRWAAGDGDIRRTSVDDQTDGKSSVWTDTLSVDDATSGLRLTAYRLRLTLHRTPGSRLTPVVRRLGAMASDVPDRFTVPASTPGLVRELLVPRYSQNVHAGEYPEYDNGGEAWCSPTSSQMIIEYWGRRPTAEDLAWVRPELADPQVCHAARFTYDYQYEGCGNWPFNAAYAATYDDMRAAVTRLTSLTDVETLIRAGIPVITSQSFLKEELTGAGYGTSGHLMTVIGFTADGDVIANDPASPDNEAVRRVYRRREWENIWLRTKRYDANGKVRSGTGGVCYVYWPARPTPAQRRVLRSFDLV
- a CDS encoding AAA family ATPase, producing MDIGTQGAQAPADLAWLRGVDAYTMGAYPQAEEEFRTAVRLDPGMADGWLGLHALRVDTTTALLRMHRHRERFGEQRTRHRRTLNSWYWLGWWVQPVLESPRDLLLAHASHWLDGRHVPELDRALAGLPPVDTDPQVRFLHACRSYLVKDWEQLVRNTDQLTDDPLLGIEAGLFGGMARVRLEMYGQAEPLLATALMRCRSEQPQRKELRYWLARAYEGTGRSAAALPLYRAVHRVDPAFMDTSARLAAIADYDGLEGAEEVSGLAAVSLVGTDSTVSGTDGPGSEAPPDADPPPGADLLDGRELRPGGEPSGLTGLGVPPPDGARRKSAVPGRSPSPFPAGPSDPVLLAEALAELERMVGLEPVKRQVKALSAQLNMARLRAGQGLPVQPPKRHFVFSGPSGTGKTTVARILGRVFYALGLLGGDHLVEAQRADMVGEFLGQTAVKANELIDSALGGVLFVDEAYSLSNSGYSKGDAYGDEALQVLLKRAEDNRDHLVVILAGYPEGMDRLLATNPGLSSRFTTRVDFPSYRPPELTSIGEVLAAENGDVWDEESLDELRSISGHVVEQGWIDELGNGRFLRTLYEKSCAYRDLRLSGYTAVPSRDDLATLRLPDLMQAYGEVLSGRGPVDRGQQEPPAP
- a CDS encoding hemolysin family protein; this translates as MSVVQLLLAGFLVLANGFFVGAEFALVSVRRSQVEPLAAAGSGRAHKVLYGLENLPQMMAAAQFGITVCSLTLGAVAEPTVARLLEPVFHAVHLPEGLIHPLGYVLALALVIFLHLVIGEMVPKNLAMAAPERTALWLSPGLVGFARLCRPVTSALGACARLVLRLFGVEPKDEVEAVFTSEQLNRLVEDSGQAGLLEPEAQERLEDALELGSRPVTDVLLKRASLVTVDPSVTPRRIEELTVRTGYSRFPVCAEGGGPFMGYLHVKDVLDLEDGERAVPQQVWRPMATVRAELPLDDALTVMRRAATHLAQVADGSGRILGLVAMEDVLEMLVGEVRDPAHRVSVPRRTAGTTSGTGELATSAR